A window of the Salipiger sp. H15 genome harbors these coding sequences:
- a CDS encoding FAD:protein FMN transferase: protein MPFALAACKKGWSVIELAGLTMGTSYSIAAIDHTNKIDKAELQQAVNASLSQVTAQMSNWDAGSEISRFNAAGATDRFAVSPEVAHVMTAAHEINAATDGRFDVTVGPLIDLWGFGSGKTRSDMPSDAEVAQALACCGQSQSVGVADRALQKMRPEAEVYLSAIGKGFGIDQVARTLAGFGITDYMVEIGGDLYTAGKNPDGQAWRIGIETPEAFDRGVQQVVAVSDMGMATSGDYRNFFDYEGKRYSHIIDATTGRPVTHNTASVTVMTENAMLADAWATALLVLGAERGLELANQRDMAALFIERTGKAGDKGFKLTASDRFTALQA from the coding sequence ATGCCTTTCGCCCTGGCGGCGTGCAAGAAAGGGTGGTCCGTCATCGAGCTCGCAGGCCTGACCATGGGCACGAGCTATTCGATCGCCGCGATCGACCACACCAACAAGATCGACAAGGCCGAGCTGCAGCAGGCCGTGAACGCGAGCCTGTCGCAGGTGACCGCGCAGATGTCGAACTGGGATGCCGGCTCGGAGATCTCGCGCTTCAACGCCGCCGGGGCGACCGACCGTTTCGCCGTCTCGCCCGAGGTCGCGCACGTGATGACCGCGGCGCACGAGATCAACGCGGCCACCGACGGCCGATTCGACGTCACCGTCGGCCCGCTGATCGACCTCTGGGGCTTCGGCTCGGGCAAGACCCGCAGCGACATGCCGAGCGACGCCGAAGTCGCGCAGGCGCTGGCCTGCTGCGGCCAGTCGCAGTCGGTGGGCGTTGCGGACCGCGCGCTGCAGAAGATGCGCCCCGAGGCGGAAGTCTACCTCTCGGCCATCGGCAAGGGCTTCGGCATCGACCAGGTCGCGCGCACCCTCGCCGGCTTCGGCATCACCGACTACATGGTCGAGATCGGCGGCGATCTCTACACCGCCGGCAAGAACCCCGACGGCCAGGCATGGCGCATCGGCATCGAGACGCCGGAAGCCTTCGACCGCGGCGTGCAGCAGGTCGTGGCCGTGTCCGACATGGGCATGGCGACCTCGGGCGACTACCGCAACTTCTTCGACTACGAAGGCAAGCGCTACTCGCACATCATCGACGCCACCACCGGCCGCCCGGTCACCCACAACACCGCCTCGGTGACCGTGATGACCGAGAACGCCATGCTGGCCGACGCCTGGGCGACCGCCCTGCTGGTGCTCGGTGCCGAGCGTGGTCTCGAACTCGCAAATCAGCGTGACATGGCGGCGCTCTTCATTGAACGCACCGGCAAGGCAGGCGACAAGGGCTTCAAGCTCACGGCCAGCGACCGCTTCACCGCGCTGCAGGCCTGA
- a CDS encoding Na(+)-translocating NADH-quinone reductase subunit A yields the protein MQQYTLRKGLDVPVLGTPEGGIEDGAAVRTVAVLGQDYIGLKPRIVVQEGDVVAAGAPILAHKDTPEVQVTAPVSGRIKAVNRGPRRVLISIEIEVDPSAAEPMDFTSVGDATTTAGLIAKLCASGLWTSFRTRPYSKVPAPESKPAAIFVTAMDSEPLCGDAATIIAEDAGAFTRGLQALPLLTEGKVYLCQKIGADMPGADLPGITAAGFSGPHPAGLAGTHMHFLEPPSAAKTVWSIGYHDVIAIGKLLETGRLDAKRIIALSGPMCSRPRLVRTLAGASMEDLCAEDLKGGTPVRVISGSILSGRMGAGQTGFLGRYARQITLIEEDKKQIPMGWIRPMGSKFAVQPVLGSAFTKKLYALTSNLNGGRRAMVPLGTFEELMPQDYLPTQLLRALLVMDTDTAQALGALELDEEDLGLCGFACPAKYEYGIALRDSLSKIEKEG from the coding sequence GTGCAGCAATATACGTTGAGAAAAGGTCTCGATGTCCCGGTGCTGGGGACACCCGAAGGCGGAATCGAAGACGGTGCAGCGGTCCGGACCGTTGCGGTTCTGGGGCAGGATTACATCGGCTTGAAGCCGAGAATCGTGGTGCAGGAAGGCGATGTCGTCGCCGCCGGCGCGCCGATTCTGGCCCACAAGGATACGCCCGAGGTTCAGGTCACCGCGCCGGTTTCGGGGCGAATCAAGGCGGTCAACCGCGGCCCGCGCCGCGTGCTGATCAGCATCGAGATCGAGGTCGACCCGAGCGCCGCCGAGCCCATGGACTTCACGTCCGTCGGCGACGCGACCACCACCGCGGGCCTCATCGCCAAGCTCTGCGCCTCCGGCCTCTGGACCTCGTTCCGCACCCGTCCCTACTCGAAGGTGCCGGCGCCCGAGAGCAAGCCTGCCGCGATCTTCGTCACCGCGATGGACAGCGAGCCGCTCTGCGGCGACGCCGCCACGATCATCGCCGAGGATGCCGGTGCCTTCACCCGCGGCCTGCAGGCGCTGCCGCTGCTGACCGAGGGCAAGGTGTACCTCTGCCAGAAGATCGGCGCGGATATGCCCGGCGCCGACCTGCCCGGCATCACCGCCGCGGGCTTCTCGGGGCCGCACCCGGCGGGCCTTGCCGGCACGCACATGCATTTCCTCGAGCCGCCCTCGGCCGCGAAGACCGTCTGGAGCATTGGCTACCATGACGTGATCGCGATCGGGAAACTGCTCGAGACCGGGCGTCTGGACGCCAAGCGCATCATCGCCCTGTCCGGCCCGATGTGCAGCCGTCCGCGCCTCGTGCGTACGCTCGCTGGGGCCTCGATGGAGGATCTCTGCGCCGAGGACCTCAAGGGCGGCACGCCCGTCCGCGTCATCTCTGGCTCGATCCTCAGCGGCCGCATGGGGGCGGGTCAGACCGGCTTCCTTGGCCGCTACGCGCGCCAGATCACCCTGATCGAGGAAGACAAGAAGCAGATCCCGATGGGCTGGATCCGCCCGATGGGCTCGAAGTTCGCGGTGCAGCCGGTGCTCGGCTCGGCCTTCACCAAGAAGCTCTACGCGCTCACGTCGAACCTCAACGGCGGCCGCCGCGCCATGGTGCCGCTCGGCACCTTCGAGGAGCTGATGCCGCAGGACTACCTGCCGACGCAGCTTCTGCGCGCGCTGCTGGTGATGGACACCGACACGGCACAGGCGCTGGGTGCGCTGGAGCTGGACGAGGAGGACCTCGGCCTCTGCGGTTTCGCCTGCCCGGCCAAGTACGAATACGGCATCGCCCTTCGCGACAGCCTCAGCAAGATCGAAAAGGAGGGCTAA
- a CDS encoding bile acid:sodium symporter family protein has protein sequence MKYLKRIGIDTYMLLLIGTVFLGLLLPAQGVAAVGLKHVTFWAVALLFFLYGAKLDPSAVRAGLLNWRLQGLSFGATYALFPVIGMGLAAIFAPALGTEVTLGLLFLSVLPSTVQSSIAFTSIAGGNVPAAICAASLSNIVGVVLTPALVALLLHAGDGGVSFDAVVKIGTQILLPFVVGQLVRPWVGAFVKRHKVLTMVVDRGSILLIVYSAFSAGTVSGLWSKIPMASLVMLLLVVLVFLAIVMLMMIGAGKLFGLPYADRAVLFYCGSTKSLASGLPIATALFAADQVGAIVLPVMIYHMSQLLVCAFVSQKAARRVESGAVPAS, from the coding sequence ATGAAGTATCTCAAACGCATCGGCATCGACACCTACATGCTGCTGCTGATCGGCACGGTCTTCCTTGGCCTGCTGCTGCCCGCGCAGGGCGTGGCGGCGGTGGGGCTGAAACACGTGACCTTCTGGGCCGTCGCGCTGCTGTTCTTCCTCTACGGGGCCAAGCTCGACCCGAGCGCGGTGCGTGCCGGGCTGCTGAACTGGCGGCTGCAGGGGTTGAGCTTCGGCGCGACCTACGCGCTCTTCCCGGTGATCGGCATGGGGCTGGCGGCGATCTTCGCCCCGGCGCTCGGCACCGAGGTCACGCTTGGCCTGCTGTTCCTGTCGGTGCTGCCCTCGACCGTGCAATCCTCGATCGCCTTCACCTCGATCGCGGGGGGCAACGTGCCAGCGGCGATCTGCGCCGCCTCGCTGTCGAACATCGTCGGCGTGGTGCTGACCCCGGCGCTGGTGGCGCTGCTGCTGCATGCCGGGGATGGCGGGGTAAGCTTCGACGCGGTGGTCAAGATCGGCACGCAGATCCTGCTGCCCTTCGTCGTCGGCCAGCTGGTCCGGCCCTGGGTCGGCGCCTTCGTGAAGCGCCACAAGGTCCTGACCATGGTGGTGGATCGCGGCTCGATCCTGCTCATCGTCTACTCGGCCTTCAGCGCGGGCACGGTCTCGGGGCTCTGGTCGAAGATCCCGATGGCGAGCCTCGTGATGCTGCTGCTGGTGGTGCTGGTCTTCCTTGCCATCGTCATGCTGATGATGATCGGGGCGGGCAAGCTCTTCGGCCTGCCCTACGCGGACCGGGCGGTGCTGTTCTACTGCGGCTCGACCAAGAGCCTCGCCTCGGGTCTGCCGATCGCCACGGCGCTCTTCGCCGCCGACCAGGTCGGGGCGATCGTGCTGCCGGTGATGATCTACCACATGAGCCAGCTGCTGGTCTGCGCCTTCGTCTCGCAGAAGGCGGCGCGGCGCGTCGAAAGCGGCGCGGTCCCGGCGAGCTGA
- a CDS encoding NAD(P)/FAD-dependent oxidoreductase, with product MPVETIDTLVIGAGQAGVAMSEHLAREGVPHIVLEKSRIAERWRTGRWDSLVANGPAWHDRFPGMEFDGDGEAFPGKDEVAEYFERYAAKFGAPIRCGVEVTRVQRLGGRPGFRVETSEGVIEARNVVSATGPFQTPVIPKVVPQDAPVMQLHSADYRNPGQLPEGAVLVVGAGSSGAQIADELNRAGRKVYLSVGPHGRPPRAYRGRDYCWWLGVLGLWDIPAPAPGTEHVTIAVSGANGGRTVEFRQLAAEGITLVGHTDRFEDGRLHFRDDLVRNVEEGDANYLALLDQADAYVTANGLELPEEPSARLLPPDPECMTHPLAELDLAEAGVSTIIWATGYALDYGWLELDVLDETGRPRQQRGVSPERGFYFLGLPWLSRRGSSFIWGVWHDARYIADQIVIQRSYTHYDDEARRATSPARAAE from the coding sequence ATGCCCGTTGAAACCATCGACACGCTCGTCATCGGCGCTGGTCAGGCCGGGGTCGCCATGAGTGAGCATCTCGCGCGCGAGGGCGTGCCGCACATCGTGCTCGAGAAGAGCCGCATCGCCGAGCGCTGGCGCACCGGGCGCTGGGATTCGCTGGTCGCCAACGGCCCCGCCTGGCACGACCGCTTTCCGGGCATGGAATTCGACGGCGACGGCGAGGCCTTTCCCGGCAAGGACGAGGTGGCAGAGTATTTCGAGCGCTACGCCGCGAAATTCGGCGCGCCGATCCGCTGCGGCGTCGAGGTGACGCGGGTCCAGCGTCTGGGCGGGCGGCCCGGCTTCCGGGTGGAGACCTCGGAAGGGGTGATCGAGGCGCGCAACGTGGTCTCGGCCACCGGTCCGTTCCAGACCCCGGTGATCCCGAAGGTGGTGCCACAGGACGCGCCGGTGATGCAGCTGCACTCGGCCGATTACCGCAACCCGGGCCAGCTGCCCGAGGGGGCGGTGCTGGTCGTCGGGGCGGGCTCTTCGGGGGCGCAGATCGCCGACGAGCTGAACCGGGCCGGGCGCAAGGTCTACCTGTCGGTCGGGCCGCACGGGCGCCCGCCGCGCGCCTATCGCGGGCGCGACTATTGCTGGTGGCTTGGGGTGCTGGGGCTCTGGGACATCCCGGCTCCCGCGCCGGGCACCGAGCACGTCACCATCGCGGTGAGCGGCGCAAACGGCGGCCGGACCGTGGAGTTCCGCCAACTCGCGGCGGAGGGCATCACGCTGGTCGGGCACACCGACCGGTTCGAGGACGGGCGGCTGCATTTCCGGGACGATCTCGTGCGCAACGTCGAGGAGGGGGATGCCAACTACCTCGCGCTGCTCGATCAGGCCGACGCCTATGTCACGGCGAACGGGCTCGAACTGCCCGAGGAACCCTCGGCGCGGCTGCTGCCGCCCGACCCCGAGTGCATGACCCATCCGCTCGCCGAGCTCGATCTCGCCGAGGCCGGGGTGAGCACGATCATCTGGGCGACCGGCTACGCGCTCGACTATGGCTGGCTCGAGCTCGACGTGCTCGACGAGACCGGGCGTCCGCGCCAGCAGCGCGGCGTCTCGCCCGAGCGCGGCTTCTACTTCCTCGGCCTGCCGTGGCTTTCGCGCCGCGGCTCGAGCTTCATCTGGGGCGTCTGGCACGACGCCCGTTACATCGCCGATCAGATCGTGATCCAGCGCAGCTACACCCATTACGACGACGAGGCCCGGCGCGCGACTTCCCCCGCGCGGGCCGCAGAATAA
- a CDS encoding RidA family protein, with protein sequence MAHTRIRKFNTKDTYPEQKLDNDLCQAVVAEGKMVFLRGQCPQNLDDAKNIDSHDPVEQTHKVMQNIKQLMEECGGAMEHVCRVQVFLTDVRNREAVYRTMGEYIRGVHPVSTGLVVTALARPDWLVEIEATAVIPHDYKA encoded by the coding sequence ATGGCCCATACCCGCATCCGCAAGTTCAACACCAAGGACACCTACCCCGAGCAGAAGCTCGACAACGACCTCTGCCAGGCGGTGGTCGCCGAGGGCAAGATGGTGTTCCTGCGTGGCCAGTGCCCGCAGAACCTCGACGATGCCAAGAACATCGACAGCCACGACCCGGTCGAGCAGACCCACAAGGTCATGCAGAACATCAAGCAGCTGATGGAGGAATGCGGCGGCGCGATGGAGCATGTCTGCCGCGTGCAGGTGTTCCTGACCGACGTGCGCAACCGCGAGGCGGTCTACCGGACCATGGGCGAGTACATCAGGGGCGTGCACCCGGTGTCCACCGGCCTCGTCGTCACCGCGCTGGCGCGTCCCGACTGGCTGGTCGAGATCGAGGCGACCGCGGTCATCCCGCACGACTACAAGGCCTGA
- a CDS encoding CBS domain-containing protein, translated as MPASYRPHTRDDDEHEHSHSQTLATNLSASEATVDHVLETKSGDLFTIHPHETIGRAVEVLRDQRIGALLVVDAEGELVGILSERDIVRRLADTPGRTLPQTVAELMTTKLETCTPEDSLVWVLRRMTDGRFRHMPVLEDEELIGMISIGDVVNFRLIALEYEALKLKQLIVG; from the coding sequence ATGCCAGCTTCTTACAGACCTCATACCCGCGACGACGACGAGCACGAACACAGCCACAGCCAGACCCTGGCCACGAACCTCTCGGCCTCCGAGGCGACCGTGGACCACGTGCTCGAGACCAAGAGCGGCGATCTCTTCACCATCCATCCGCACGAGACCATCGGCCGGGCGGTCGAGGTGCTCCGCGACCAGCGCATCGGCGCGCTTCTGGTTGTCGACGCCGAGGGTGAACTTGTCGGCATCCTCTCCGAGCGCGACATCGTGCGGCGGCTCGCCGACACGCCGGGGCGCACCCTGCCGCAGACCGTGGCCGAGCTGATGACCACCAAGCTCGAGACCTGCACCCCCGAGGACTCGCTCGTGTGGGTGCTGCGCCGGATGACCGACGGGCGCTTCCGCCACATGCCGGTGCTCGAGGACGAAGAACTGATCGGCATGATCTCGATCGGCGACGTGGTGAACTTCCGGCTGATCGCGCTGGAATACGAGGCGCTGAAGCTCAAGCAGCTGATCGTCGGCTGA
- a CDS encoding gamma-glutamyltransferase family protein produces MRLRHDPVYPSRRSPVLAENVVATSQPLATQAGLTILQQGGNAVDAAIATAAALTVVEPTGNGLGSDAFCILWDGKQLHGLNASGRAPAAWSPERFPDGMPQHGWDAVTVPGAVSAWVELSERFGKLGLATVLAPAIRYAEEGFIVSPVIATLWAKGAATLGKQPGFAETFLPGGRAPKAGERFRNPGAARTLKAIAETKGRAFYEGEIAEEIVAFAKAHGGAMTLEDLASHKPDWCGTVSQSFDDVELHEIPPNGQGIAALMALGMLQHTSIREHGPDDLMAVHLQIEAIKLAYADLHAFVADREHMTEVDETALLDPGYLRTRAALIAEDKAQDFGPGAPKRGGTVLLNTADASGMMVSFIQSNYAGFGSGVVVPGTGVSMQNRGYGFTTEEGHPNRVAGGKRPFHTIIPGFAMKQGEPLMAFGMMGGPIQAQGHLQLLLRTQLWEQDVQTAADAPRWRMIEGLDVACEPSMAPAVLDGLKALGHRIQIEAPDNAFGFGGAQLVHRLPEGGFAAGSDPRKDGQAAGF; encoded by the coding sequence ATGCGCCTGCGTCATGATCCCGTCTACCCGTCGCGCCGCTCGCCCGTGCTGGCCGAGAACGTCGTGGCCACGTCCCAGCCGCTGGCCACGCAGGCCGGGCTGACCATCCTGCAGCAGGGCGGCAACGCGGTGGATGCCGCGATCGCCACCGCCGCGGCGCTGACCGTGGTCGAACCCACGGGCAACGGGCTCGGCTCGGACGCCTTCTGCATCCTCTGGGACGGCAAGCAGCTGCACGGGCTCAACGCCTCGGGCCGCGCGCCCGCCGCCTGGTCGCCCGAGCGCTTCCCGGATGGCATGCCGCAGCACGGCTGGGACGCGGTTACGGTGCCGGGCGCGGTCAGCGCCTGGGTCGAGCTTTCGGAGCGGTTCGGCAAGCTCGGGCTGGCGACGGTGCTGGCCCCCGCGATCCGCTACGCCGAGGAAGGGTTCATCGTCTCGCCGGTGATCGCGACGCTCTGGGCCAAGGGCGCGGCGACGCTGGGCAAGCAGCCCGGTTTCGCCGAGACTTTCCTGCCCGGCGGCCGCGCCCCCAAGGCAGGCGAGCGCTTCCGCAACCCAGGTGCCGCGCGCACCCTCAAGGCGATTGCCGAGACCAAGGGCCGCGCCTTCTACGAGGGCGAGATCGCCGAGGAGATCGTCGCCTTCGCCAAGGCGCATGGCGGCGCAATGACGCTTGAGGATCTGGCGAGCCACAAGCCCGACTGGTGCGGCACGGTCAGCCAGTCCTTCGACGACGTCGAACTGCACGAGATCCCGCCGAACGGGCAGGGCATCGCCGCGCTCATGGCGCTGGGGATGCTGCAGCACACCTCGATCCGCGAGCATGGCCCGGATGACCTGATGGCCGTGCACCTGCAGATCGAGGCGATCAAGCTCGCCTATGCCGACCTGCACGCCTTTGTCGCCGACCGCGAGCACATGACCGAGGTGGACGAGACCGCGCTACTGGACCCCGGGTACCTGAGAACCCGCGCGGCGCTCATCGCCGAGGACAAGGCGCAGGACTTCGGTCCCGGCGCGCCGAAGCGCGGCGGCACGGTGCTGCTCAACACCGCCGATGCCTCGGGGATGATGGTCAGCTTCATCCAGTCCAACTACGCGGGCTTCGGCTCGGGCGTGGTGGTGCCGGGCACCGGCGTGTCGATGCAGAACCGCGGCTACGGCTTCACCACCGAGGAAGGCCACCCGAACCGCGTCGCGGGCGGCAAGCGGCCGTTCCACACGATCATCCCGGGCTTCGCCATGAAGCAGGGCGAGCCTCTCATGGCCTTCGGCATGATGGGCGGGCCGATCCAGGCGCAGGGACACCTGCAGCTGCTGCTGCGCACCCAGCTCTGGGAGCAGGACGTGCAGACCGCCGCCGACGCGCCGCGCTGGCGGATGATCGAGGGGCTCGACGTGGCCTGCGAGCCGAGCATGGCCCCGGCGGTGCTCGACGGGCTCAAGGCGCTCGGCCACCGGATCCAGATCGAGGCGCCGGACAATGCCTTCGGCTTTGGCGGTGCACAATTGGTGCACCGGCTGCCGGAAGGCGGCTTTGCGGCCGGCTCGGATCCGCGTAAGGATGGGCAGGCCGCAGGGTTCTGA
- the nqrM gene encoding (Na+)-NQR maturation NqrM — MSTFVLAFGLLMIVMLGMALGVILNGRTIKGSCGGLNAIAGADRCVVCKQEVDPDSPLRDRLHCPKARKMLEQMEREERQAT, encoded by the coding sequence ATGTCGACCTTCGTTCTCGCCTTCGGACTTCTGATGATCGTGATGCTGGGCATGGCGCTCGGCGTCATTCTCAACGGGCGGACGATCAAGGGCAGCTGCGGCGGGCTCAACGCCATCGCCGGGGCCGACCGCTGCGTGGTCTGCAAGCAGGAGGTCGATCCCGACAGCCCGCTGCGCGACCGCCTGCACTGCCCCAAGGCGCGCAAGATGCTCGAGCAGATGGAGCGCGAAGAGCGCCAGGCCACCTGA
- a CDS encoding tripartite tricarboxylate transporter permease, with protein MDSFLSGAAQIFTLATLIYMLFGSLAGIIAAAIPGFTVTMAIVLTLPLTFTMEPLQGIAVMLSVYVGGYTGGLISAALLGIPGTPSSVATTFDAFPMARNGEPGRALSLGVWASFFGTVISTIVLIVAAPPLAMFAVKLGPWEYFSLIVFALTIVASLVGDSVIRGLLAGLVGLAISTVGTDPIMGRPRFDFGIEMLETGLPFLVVLIGIFAISQLTSEVEDAKSVRSGNALVTGAIDFQTWKVMKEVLLRPVNLIRSSIVGVLIGALPGAGGSIANLVAYDQAKRSSKDPESFGKGNPDGVVASEAGNSATAGGGLIPLIGLGIPGSAVDAILMASLMVHGISVGPRLIMDHADLVYGMFIAMAVASLMMLFVSVVSMRMFLRVAEVPKWLIVPVVMVCCVVGSFALNNRVTDLYLLGFIGVAGYALRALGYSLAPLVLGVILGPIAETNLRRALMTDADPALFFTRPISLIFLVAALVSIAWAIRGHLKTRKISARSSDAPAS; from the coding sequence ATGGACAGCTTCCTTTCCGGCGCGGCGCAGATCTTCACGCTCGCCACGCTGATCTACATGCTCTTCGGCTCGCTGGCCGGCATCATCGCCGCCGCGATCCCGGGCTTCACGGTCACCATGGCCATCGTGCTGACCCTGCCGCTGACCTTCACCATGGAGCCGCTTCAGGGCATCGCGGTGATGCTCTCGGTCTACGTCGGCGGCTACACCGGCGGGCTCATCTCGGCGGCGCTGCTCGGCATTCCCGGCACGCCCTCGTCGGTCGCCACCACCTTCGACGCCTTCCCCATGGCCCGCAACGGCGAGCCCGGCCGGGCGCTGTCGCTCGGTGTCTGGGCCTCGTTCTTCGGCACCGTCATCTCGACCATCGTGCTGATCGTCGCCGCGCCGCCGCTGGCGATGTTCGCGGTGAAGCTCGGCCCGTGGGAATATTTCTCGCTGATCGTCTTCGCGCTGACCATCGTCGCCTCGCTGGTGGGTGACAGCGTGATCCGCGGCCTGCTGGCGGGGCTCGTCGGGCTTGCCATCTCGACCGTCGGCACCGACCCGATCATGGGGCGGCCGCGCTTCGACTTCGGCATCGAGATGCTGGAGACCGGGCTGCCGTTCCTCGTCGTGCTGATCGGCATCTTCGCGATCTCGCAGCTGACCTCCGAGGTCGAGGACGCGAAATCCGTCCGCTCGGGCAACGCGCTGGTGACCGGCGCCATCGACTTCCAGACCTGGAAGGTGATGAAGGAGGTGCTGCTGCGCCCGGTGAACCTGATCCGCTCGTCCATCGTCGGCGTGCTGATCGGCGCGCTGCCGGGGGCGGGGGGCTCGATTGCCAACCTCGTGGCCTATGACCAGGCCAAGCGCAGCTCGAAGGACCCCGAGAGCTTCGGCAAGGGCAACCCCGACGGCGTCGTCGCCTCGGAGGCGGGCAACTCGGCCACCGCCGGGGGTGGTCTCATCCCCCTCATCGGCCTCGGCATCCCGGGCTCTGCGGTGGACGCGATCCTGATGGCCTCGCTGATGGTTCACGGCATCTCGGTCGGCCCGCGGCTGATCATGGACCACGCCGACCTCGTCTACGGCATGTTCATCGCCATGGCCGTCGCCTCGCTGATGATGCTCTTCGTCTCGGTGGTGTCGATGCGGATGTTCCTGCGCGTCGCCGAGGTGCCGAAATGGCTCATCGTGCCGGTGGTCATGGTCTGCTGCGTCGTCGGCTCCTTCGCGCTGAACAACCGGGTGACCGACCTCTACCTGCTCGGCTTCATCGGGGTGGCGGGCTACGCGCTGCGCGCGCTCGGCTACTCGCTGGCGCCGCTGGTGCTGGGGGTGATCCTTGGCCCGATCGCCGAGACCAACCTGCGCCGGGCGCTGATGACCGATGCCGATCCGGCGCTGTTCTTCACCCGGCCGATCAGCCTAATCTTCCTCGTCGCGGCCCTCGTCTCGATTGCCTGGGCGATCCGCGGCCACCTCAAGACACGCAAAATTTCGGCAAGGAGTTCCGATGCGCCTGCGTCATGA
- a CDS encoding tripartite tricarboxylate transporter TctB family protein, producing the protein MSDAGYDKQQAREAGEIARLLSYVLILLASVGLFVSAAAIPTSRFEKLGAGAFPKIVFAGMALVAVIAIVDALRKIPAGAYGRFACQTVAWAQRRHLVFVSLGALAVYLVLIPVLGFSIASFLFILTLEAVLMPRRPATLLIAVVVALVFSFGLNWLFAEVFSVFLPRGVL; encoded by the coding sequence GTGAGCGACGCCGGCTACGACAAGCAGCAGGCACGGGAGGCGGGCGAGATCGCCCGCCTCCTGAGCTACGTGCTGATCCTTCTCGCCTCGGTCGGGCTGTTCGTCTCGGCCGCTGCGATCCCCACCTCGCGCTTCGAGAAGCTCGGCGCGGGCGCCTTCCCCAAGATCGTCTTTGCCGGCATGGCGCTGGTGGCGGTGATCGCCATCGTCGACGCGCTGCGCAAGATCCCTGCCGGCGCCTACGGCCGCTTCGCCTGCCAGACCGTGGCATGGGCGCAGCGCCGTCACCTCGTCTTCGTCTCGCTCGGCGCGCTCGCGGTCTACCTCGTGCTGATCCCGGTGCTCGGCTTCTCTATAGCGAGCTTCCTCTTCATCCTCACGCTGGAAGCGGTGCTGATGCCGCGCCGGCCCGCGACGCTGCTGATCGCGGTGGTCGTCGCGCTCGTCTTCTCCTTCGGGCTGAACTGGCTCTTTGCCGAGGTCTTCTCGGTCTTCCTGCCGCGCGGGGTGCTCTGA
- a CDS encoding DUF1028 domain-containing protein, whose amino-acid sequence MTFSLVARCPETGMFGLVISSSSPAVAARCSYARAGVGAVASQNVTDPSLGPLALDLMEQGMSAPEAIAEVQRRGRFIEYRQVLAVDGQGRTAIHSGPNSLGIWTQAQAENAASGGNMLANDGVPQAMVDAYLGATGHIGDRLIAALRAGLAAGGEAGPVHSAGLKIVDKVSWPVADLRCDWTEDCPIEAVATAWEIYKPQLAAYVQRALDPREAPSYGVPGDE is encoded by the coding sequence ATGACCTTCTCGCTCGTCGCCCGCTGCCCCGAGACCGGCATGTTCGGCCTCGTCATCTCGTCCTCGTCGCCGGCCGTTGCGGCGCGCTGTTCCTATGCGCGCGCCGGGGTGGGAGCCGTGGCCTCGCAGAACGTGACGGATCCCTCGCTGGGCCCGCTCGCGCTCGACCTGATGGAGCAGGGGATGAGCGCGCCCGAGGCCATCGCGGAGGTGCAGCGGCGCGGCAGGTTCATCGAGTACCGGCAGGTGCTGGCGGTGGACGGGCAGGGGCGCACGGCGATCCATTCCGGGCCGAACTCGCTGGGTATCTGGACGCAGGCGCAGGCCGAGAACGCCGCCTCGGGCGGCAACATGCTGGCCAATGACGGCGTGCCGCAGGCGATGGTCGATGCCTATCTCGGTGCGACCGGCCATATCGGCGACCGCCTGATCGCGGCGTTGCGGGCGGGGCTCGCGGCGGGGGGCGAGGCCGGGCCGGTGCATTCGGCGGGGCTGAAGATCGTCGACAAGGTCAGCTGGCCGGTGGCCGACCTGCGCTGCGACTGGACCGAGGACTGCCCGATCGAGGCGGTGGCCACGGCCTGGGAGATCTACAAGCCGCAGCTCGCGGCCTACGTGCAGCGCGCGCTCGACCCGCGCGAGGCGCCCTCCTACGGGGTGCCGGGCGACGAGTGA